The Streptomyces nigra genome includes the window CCGGGACAGTTCGGCGACCTCGGCGTCCTCGATCCGGCGGGGCTGCGGGATGCCCACGGTCCACTCCCGGGCGACGCGGCCGGGCCGCGACGACAGCAGGACGACCCGCTGGGCGAGCCGGACGGCCTCGCGGACGTTGTGCGTCACGAACAGGACGGACACGCCGGTCTCCCGCCAGATGCGGGTGAGTTCGTCGTGCAGGACGTCCCGGGTGATGGCGTCCAGCGCGGCGAACGGCTCGTCCATGAGGAGCAGCCGGCTGTCCTGGGCGAGGGCACGGGCCATGGCGACGCGCTGGCGCATACCGCCCGACAGTTCGTGCACCCGCTTGCCGTACGCGCCCTTCAGCCGGACCAGTTCGAGCAGCTCCTCGGCGCGCTCGCGCCGCTCGGCCTTCGCCACGCCCCGCAGCTTGAGGGCGAGTTCGATGTTCCTGCCCGCCGTCAGCCAGGGGAACAGGGCGTGTTCCTGGAACATCAGGGCGGGGCGGCCGTCGGTGCTGATGGTGCCCGCGCTGGGCCGGTCGAGGCCGGCGACCAGGTTGAGCAGGGTGGACTTGCCGCAGCCGGAGGCTCCGAGAAGGGTGACGAACTCGCCGGGGGCGACGTCGAGGGTGATGTCGTCGAGGACGAGCTGCTGCCCGGCCGGGCCGGCGAAGGACTTCGAGACATGCGCGATCCGCGCGGCGTGCTCGACGGACGCGTCCGTGCCGGCGGCCGTGGCGAGGGCGGTGGCCATGGTCGTCACCTCCTGGGAACTCGATGGATGGGCTGACTCGGCGGATGGGGCTGTTCGGCAGATGGGCTTGCTCGGCGGACGGGGTTACCCGGCGCCCAGACCGGCGTCGTCGACCGCGGCTGCGCCCTCGGCCTTGAGGACCTTGTTCAGCGGGCCCAGGTCGTAGATGCCGGTCAGGTCGGGGCGCTGGAGCAGGCCCGCCCGGACCGCGTGACCGGCCTGGGTGCGCAGCGTGGACGCCAGCGGGTCGTCGGTGACCGCGAGGGACTTCCACGCCGGGTCGAGGACGTTCGCGGGCAGCGGCTTGCCGGTGTCGGCCTCCAGCTGCGCGTTCGCCGCGGCCTTCGCCCGGTCCTGGTGGGCGGTGATCCACCGGTTCGTCTTCACGGAGGCGCGCAGGACGGCCTCCACGGCCTTCGGGTGCTCCTTCAGGAAGCGCTGCGACACGACGACGTTCGTGATCACGAACTTCTCGCCGGGCCACAGGTCCGACTCGTCCAGCAGCACCTTGCCGCCCTCGGCGACCAGCTTCGAGGCGGTCGGCTCGGGCACCCACGCGCCGTCGATCGACCCGGACCTGTAGGCGTCCGGGGTGATCTTGTTGTCGGTGCGGACGACGGACACATCGCCCTTGCCGCTCTCCGCGTCGACCTTCCAGCCCTGCTCGGAGGCCCAGTTGAGGAATGCCACGTCCTGGGTGTTGCCGAGCTGCGGAGTCGCGATCCGCCTGCCCTTGACGTCCTTCAACGACTTGACCTTCTTCGGGTCCACGACGAGCTTCACACCGCCCGAGGCCGACCCGGAGACGATCCGCAGATTCTTCCCCTGCGCCTTGATGTAGCCGTTGACCGCGGGGGAGGGGCCGATCCAGCCGATGTCGACGGAACCGGAGTTCAGCGCCTCGATCTCCGACGGACCGGCGTTGAACGTGGCGTACTCCGCCCGTGTGCCGCCCAGCTCCTGCTGGAACAGGCGCTCGTGCCGGCCGACCAGGGCCGTCGCGTGGGTCAGGTTCCCGAAGTAGCCGATCCGCACCGAGTCCAGGCCGTCCACCTTGGGCGCGCCCGCGACGGCCTGCTCGGTGGACTCCTTGGCCTGCGAGCCGTAGCCGCACGCCCCGAGGGCGAGCAGCGGCAGCGCGGCCAGGACGGCGAGCGTCCGGCGCGGGGCGCGGCGGGCGGACACGGAACGTGTCACGTCAGAAATCCCACCCGTCGTCCTCGGGCTCCTCCTTGACCGGCTCCGGGGCCGCGAAGGACTCGCCGACCATGCCCGCGGTCAGCGTGGTGCCGTCGCTCGGGTCGATCAGGATGAACGAGCCCGTGCGGCGGGAGTCGGCGTAGGAGTCGACCGGCAGCGGCTCGGCGGTGCGCACCTTGACGCGGCCGATGTCGTTGGCGACGAGCTGCCCGGGGTGCGGGTGCAGGGACAGGTCGGAGAGCGTGAGCCGGGACGGGATGTCCTTCACGATCGCCTTGACCGTCCGGGTGCCGTGCTTGAGCAGCACCCGGTGGCCGACGGTCAGCGGGGCGTCGGCGACATGGCAGACGGTGGCCTCGATGTCCTGCGTGGTCGGGGGCGCGTCCTTGGTCGGCACGATCAGGTCGCCGCGCGAGACGTCGATGTCGTCCTGAAGGAGGACGGTCACCGACTGGGTGGTCCAGGCGACGTCGACGGGCTCGCCCAGCAGGTCGATCCCGGAGATCGTGGACGTACGGCCCGACGGCAGCACGGTCACGGACTCGCCGACCCGGAACGAACCGGCGGCGATCTGGCCCGCGTAGCCCCGGTAGTCGGGGTGCTCCGCGCTCTGCGGCCGGATCACGTACTGCACGGGCAGCCGCGCGTGACAGTGGCTCAGGTCGTGGCTGACCGGGACCGTCTCCAGGTGCTCCAGGAAGGTCGGGCCGCCGTACCAGTCCATGTGCGCGGACGGGTCCACCACGTTGTCGCCGGCCAGCGCCGAGATCGGGATGGCGGTGATCTCCGGGACGCCCAGCTCCAGCGCGTACGCCGTGAACTCCTCGGCGATCGCTGCGAACACGGACTCCTGGTAGTCGACCAGGTCCATCTTGTTCACGGCGAGCACCACGTGCGGGACGCGCAGCAGGGCGGCGATGGCCGCGTGCCGGCGGGTCTGCTCGACCACGCCGTTGCGGGCGTCGACGAGGATCACGGTCAGCTCGGCGGTGGACGCGCCGGTCACCATGTTGCGGGTGTACTGCACATGGCCCGGGGTGTCGGCCAGGATGAACCGGCGCCGGGGCGTGGCGAAGTAACGGTACGCCACGTCGATCGTGATGCCCTGCTCCCGCTCGGCCCGCAGGCCGTCGGTGAGCAGCGCGAGGTCGGGCGCGTCCTGGCCACGGCTCAGAGAGGCGCGCTCCACGGCCTCCAGCTGGTCGGCGAGCACCGACTTGGAGTCGTGCAGCAGCCGCCCGACCAGGGTGGACTTGCCGTCGTCGACGGAGCCCGCGGTGGCGAACCGCAGCAGGGTGGTGGCCGAGAGTTCCTCGGTCGTCGTGGTGCTCATGCTTAGAAGTACCCCTCGCGCTTACGGTCTTCCATCGCGGCCTCGGAGAGCTTGTCGTCGGCGCGGGTGGCGCCCCGCTCGGTGAGCCGGGACGCGGCGATCTCGGTGATGACCTGCTCCAGGCTGACCGCGTCGGAGTCGACGGCACCGGTGCAGGACATGTCGCCGACGGTGCGGTAGCGCACGAGCCGCTTCTCGACGGTCTCGCCGTCCTTCGGGCCGCCCCACTCGCCGGCCGTCAGCCACATCCCGGAGCGCTTGAACACCTCGCGCTCGTGGGCGAAGTAGATCTGCGGCAGCTCGATGCCCTCGCGGGCGATGTACTGCCAGACGTCCAGCTCGGTCCAGTTGGACAGCGGGAAGACGCGGACGTGCTCGCCGGGCGCGTGGCGGCCGTTGTACAGGTTCCACAGCTCGGGGCGCTGGCGGCGCGGGTCCCACTGGGAGAACTCGTCGCGGAGGCTGAACACCCGCTCCTTGGCGCGGGCCTTCTCCTCGTCGCGGCGCCCGCCGCCGAACACCGCGTCGAACCGCTCCGCCTGGATCTTCTCCGTCAGCGGCAGCGTCTGCAGCGGGTTGCGGGTGCCGTCCGGGCGCTCCTTGAGCACCCCCCGGTCGATGTAGTCCTGCACCGAGGCGACATGCAGCCGCAGCTGGTGCTTCTCCACCGTGCGGTCCCGGTACTCGATGACCTCGGGGAAGTTGTGGCCCGTGTCGACGTGCAGCAGGGAGAACGGCACCGGCGCCGGCGCGAACGCCTTCAGCGCCAGGTGCAGCATGACGATGGAGTCCTTGCCGCCGGAGAACAGGATCACCGGCCGCTCGAACTCACCCGCGACCTCACGGAAGATGTGGACGGCCTCCGACTCCAGGGCGTCCAGGTGCGACAGGGCGTACGGGCTGTCCGTACCCTCCTGCGGCGTGGCGACGGTCGTCGTCATGCCAGTCCCCTTTCGGTGAGCAGGGCGTACACGGACGCCGCGGACTCCTGCACGGTCTGGTGCTGCGACTCGATCCGCAGATCCGGCGACTCGGGCTCCTCGTACGGGTCGTCGACCCCGGTGAGCCCGGTCAGCTCGCCGGCGGCCTGCTTGGCGTACAGCCCCTTCACATCGCGGACGGAGCACACGTCGACCGGCGTGGCCACGTGCACCTCCAGGTACGGCGCCCCGCTCTCCTGGTGGCGCTTGCGGACCGCCTCACGGCTGTCGGCGTAGGGCGCGATCACCGGGACGAGCGTCTTGACGCCGTTGCGGGCGAGCAGTTCGGCGACGAACCCGATGCGCTGCACGTTGGTGTGCCGGTCCTCGCGGCTGAAGCCGAGGCCCGCCGAGATGAACTCGCGGATCTCGTCGCCGTCGAGGACCTCGACCCGGTGGCCCTCGGCCCGCAGCCGGCCGGCCAGTTCATGGGCGATGGTGGTCTTGCCGGCGCTCGGCAGACCCGTGAGCCAGACGGTGGCTCCGGTCGTCACGTGGTTCTCCTGAGTCGTGGGGGTCGTCATCCGTGCAGTCCGCACTCGGTCTTGGCGCGGCCCGCCCAGCGGCCGGCGCGCGCGTCCTCGCCCGCGAGGACCCGGCGGGTGCACGGGGCGCAGCCGACGGAGGCGTAGCCGTCCATGAGCAGCGGGTTGGTCAGCACGCCGTGCTCGGCGACGTAGGCGTCCACGTCGTCCTGGGTCCAGCGGGCGATGGGGGAGACCTTGACCTTCCGCCGCTTCTCGTCCCAGCCGACGACCGGGGTGTTGGCCCGGGTCGGGGACTCGTCGCGGCGCAGGCCGGTCGCCCACGCCGCGTAGCCGGCGAGGCCGCGCTCCAGCGGCTCGACCTTGCGCAGCTTGCAGCACAGGTCGGGGTCGCGGTCGTGCAGCTTCGGGCCGTACTCGGCGTCCTGCTCGGCGACCGTCTGCCGGGGGGTGAGGGTGATGACGTTGACGTCCATCACGGCCTCGACGGCGTCGCGGGTGCCGATGGTCTCCTCGAAGTGGTAGCCGGTGTCCAGGAACACCACGTCCACGCCGGGCATCGCACGGGAGGCGAGGTGGGCGACCACCGCGTCCTCCATCGAGGAGGTCACGCAGAACCGCTCACCGAACGTGTCGGCCGCCCACTGGAGGATCTCCAGCGCGGAGGCGTCCTCCAGGTCGCGGCCCGCCTGCTCGGCGAGCGCCCGCAGTTCGTCCGTCGTGCGCTCGTGAGTCGCCGTCATATCTCGTCTCCCCCGGTGTCGTCGTGCCGAAGGCCCCGGGCGAGCAGTCCGAGGAACTTCAGCCGGAAGGCGCGGTTGCACGCGGCGCACTCCCAGGCGCCGTGGCCCTCCTCGCTCGGGCGCAGGTCCTCGTCGCCGCAGTAGGGGCAGTAGAAGGGCGCGGCCCGCTCGCTCATGACAGGGCCTCCTCCGAGGCGCGCGCGGCCCAGGCGGCGAACCGCTCGCCCTCCTCGCGCTCCGCCTGGAACCGCTTGAGGACCCGCTCGATGTAGTCGGGCAGCTCCTCCGAGGTGACCTTGAGCCCGCGGACCTTGCGGCCGAACCCGGCCTCCAGGCCGAGCGCGCCGCCGAGGTGCACCTGGTAGCCCTCGACCTGCTCGCCCCGGTCATTCAGGACCAGCTGCCCCTTGAGACCGATGTCCGCCACCTGGATACGGGCGCAGGCGTTCGGGCAGCCGTTGAGGTTGATGGTGAGCGGCTCCTCGAACTCCGGCAGGCGGCGCTCCAGTTCGTCGATCAGCTGCGAGCCGCGCTGCTTGGTCTCGACGATGGCCAGCTTGCAGAACTCGATGCCGGTGCAGGCCATCGTGCCGCGCCGGAAGGTGGACGGCCGCGCGGTCAGGTCGAGCGCCTCCAGGCCCTCGACCAGCGAGTCGACCTGGTCCTGCTCGACGTCGAGCACGATCATCTTCTGCTCGACGGTGGTGCGCACCCGGCCCGAGCCATGGGCCTCGGCCAGGTCGGCGATCTTGGTGAGCGTGGCGCCGTCGACACGTCCGACGCGCGGGGCGAACCCGACGTAGTAGCGGCCGTCCTTCTGGCGGTGGACGCCGATGTGGTCGCGCCACTGCTGCACGGGCTGCTCGGGGGCGGGCCCGTCGACCAGCTTGCGCCCGCCGAGGTACTCGTCCTCCAGGACCTGGCGGAACTTCTCCGCGCCCCAGTCGGCGACGAGGAACTTCAGGCGGGCGCGGGTGCGCAGCCGCCGGTAGCCGTAGTCGCGGAAGATCGAGATGACGCCTTCGTAGACGTCCGGCACCTCGTCGATCGGCACCCAGGCGCCCAGCCGCACACCCAGTTTGGGGTTGGTGGACAGACCTCCGCCGACCCAGATGTCGAAGCCGGGGCCGTGCTCGGGGTGCACCACGCCGACGAACGCGACGTCGTTGATCTCGTGCACCACGTCAAGCAGCGGCGATCCCGAGATGGCCGTCTTGAACTTGCGGGGAAGGTTGGAGTAGGCCGGGTTGTTGAGGACTCGGCGCTTCATCTCCTCCAGTGCGGGGGTGGCGTCGATGATCTCGTCCTCGGCGATGCCGGCGACCGGCGAGCCGATCATCACACGCGGGGTGTCGCCGCAGGCCGTGACCGTGGACAGGCCCACGCCCTCCAGCCGCTCCCAGATCGCGGGGACGTCCTCGATGCGGATCCAGTGGTACTGGACGTTCTGCCGGTCGGTGATGTCCGCGGTCCCGCGCGCGTACTCCTGCGAGACCTCGCCGATGACCCGCAGCTGCCGCGTGGTCAGCGCGCCGCCGTCGATGCGGACGCGCAGCATGAAGTAGGAGTCGTCCAGCTCCTCCGGCTCCAGGACGGCCGTCTTGCCGCCGTCGATCCCGGGCTTGCGCTGGGTGTACAGCCCCCACCAGCGCATCCGGCCGCGCAGATCGTTCGGGTCGATGGAGTCGAAGCCGCGCTTGGAGTAGATCGTCTCAATGCGTGTCCGCACATTGAGACCGTCGTCATCCTTCTTGAACTGCTCGTTGCCGTTCAGCGGGGTGTGGTGGCCCACGGCCCACTGACCCTCACCGCGGTGACGGCTCACCTTGCGGCGCGGAGTCGCGGCGGCAGGCTTCTGCGGGGTGGCGGCCATGGTTGATACGTCCTTCGGGACAGGCGGGAATGCGGCTTTGACCTGCGCATACGGGCGCACGGGCAGAGGTGCGCGGCATCGCGCGGGACGGAAGCGTGAAAAAAGAGAGGTGTCGGGCGCTCAGGGGCGGTCAGCGCACCGGACAGATGGCGCTGGACATGCGGCCCAGGTCGACGTGCCGCCGACTCACCAAGGCAATTCCAGTTCCAGGCATGACGGAAGCGTGTCACGGCGATCTGAGACCAGTCCAGCTTCGTCCGAGATGCGGACACCCTTGTCCCGTAGAGTGAGACAAGGGTGTCGTCGGTCACATGGCCCGATCAGGCCGTTTCCGGCCAGGTCAGCCAGGGTACGCGCCGGGCCACGGCCCGGGCGTCGCCACCTCGGCCTCCTCCTCGACCTTCGTGTCGAACAGCGTGAAGCCCCGGCGCTGGTAGTTGGCCATCGCGTGCTCCCCGTCCTTGCTGCACGTGTGCAGCCACACCCGCTTCGTCGGCGGGAGGTCCGGCCACCGCTCGGCCAGGTCCCAGGCGCGGGCGGTGGCGTACGACAGCAGATGGCCGCCGATCCGCCGCCCGCGGAAGGCCGGGATCAGGCCGAAGTAGACGATCTCCACGACCCCGCCGTCCTGCGCCTCCAGCTCGACATAGCCCGCCGGCGTCCCGCGGTCGTACGCCACCCAGGTCTCGACACCCGGACGCTCCAGCTGCTCCTGCCACCGTGCGTAGCTCCAGCCGAGCCGGTCCACCCAGCGGATGTCGCCGCCGACGGACGCGTACAGGAAGCGGCTGAACTCGGGCGAGGGGACCTCGGCGCGGACGACCCGCACTTCCCCCTCCGGCGCGGCGGCCGGGAGGAGGTCGGTGGGGGCGGTCTGTTCCAGGGACCAGGTGGTCACGGCGATGGTGGGCATGCGGTCAGGCAATCATCCCGACGGCGGATCTGTCGATCGGCCCCCGTCTGTGCCAGGGCCGGGCGGTCGCTCTCAGTCCAGGGCCGCGTCGATCGACCGCAGCGGCACCGCGAACAGGATCCGGCCCGACTGGGACCAGACCTCGCCGGTCGCCTCCCAGTACGACAGGGAACCCGCGCCCACGCCCCAGCACCTCGGGGTGCCCTCCTCGCCGCACCGTGTCGCCTCGGCGCCGTCGCTGTCCTGGCGCCACAGGCTGCCGTGCCGGTCCGTCCGGGCCGGAGCGCGGCCCACGTACCAGCCGGCGCCGTCCGCGCCGGACGCCCGGCGGGACAGCACGCCCTGGACGCCGGACGCCTCCGTCTCGTACGCCTCGACCGCCCGGGCCGTCCCGGTGGCGTCCGTGGCCAGCAGACCGGTGCGGGCCGGGTCCTTGCTGAGCGAGTACCGCCACAGTCGGGCGTGCCCGTCGCTGTCCGCCGCCGTCCGCTCGCTCGCGACCAGGCTGTCCGGGGCCGTACTGCGGTCCAGCGACACCGACCCGAGCAGGGGCGCGTCCCGCCCGGTCAGCCGGTACGAGCCGACCGCCGGCAGCACGAAGCGGTGGCCGTGCGCCGACCAGCCCGAGCCGACCCGGCCCACGGCGGCGCCGTCGAGCGTGGTGCGCTGGACGCGGTCCAGGTCGTA containing:
- a CDS encoding GNAT family N-acetyltransferase, with amino-acid sequence MPTIAVTTWSLEQTAPTDLLPAAAPEGEVRVVRAEVPSPEFSRFLYASVGGDIRWVDRLGWSYARWQEQLERPGVETWVAYDRGTPAGYVELEAQDGGVVEIVYFGLIPAFRGRRIGGHLLSYATARAWDLAERWPDLPPTKRVWLHTCSKDGEHAMANYQRRGFTLFDTKVEEEAEVATPGPWPGAYPG
- a CDS encoding phosphoadenylyl-sulfate reductase, which gives rise to MTATHERTTDELRALAEQAGRDLEDASALEILQWAADTFGERFCVTSSMEDAVVAHLASRAMPGVDVVFLDTGYHFEETIGTRDAVEAVMDVNVITLTPRQTVAEQDAEYGPKLHDRDPDLCCKLRKVEPLERGLAGYAAWATGLRRDESPTRANTPVVGWDEKRRKVKVSPIARWTQDDVDAYVAEHGVLTNPLLMDGYASVGCAPCTRRVLAGEDARAGRWAGRAKTECGLHG
- a CDS encoding putative leader peptide, with translation MPGTGIALVSRRHVDLGRMSSAICPVR
- the cysC gene encoding adenylyl-sulfate kinase, with product MTTGATVWLTGLPSAGKTTIAHELAGRLRAEGHRVEVLDGDEIREFISAGLGFSREDRHTNVQRIGFVAELLARNGVKTLVPVIAPYADSREAVRKRHQESGAPYLEVHVATPVDVCSVRDVKGLYAKQAAGELTGLTGVDDPYEEPESPDLRIESQHQTVQESAASVYALLTERGLA
- a CDS encoding ABC transporter ATP-binding protein, with the translated sequence MATALATAAGTDASVEHAARIAHVSKSFAGPAGQQLVLDDITLDVAPGEFVTLLGASGCGKSTLLNLVAGLDRPSAGTISTDGRPALMFQEHALFPWLTAGRNIELALKLRGVAKAERRERAEELLELVRLKGAYGKRVHELSGGMRQRVAMARALAQDSRLLLMDEPFAALDAITRDVLHDELTRIWRETGVSVLFVTHNVREAVRLAQRVVLLSSRPGRVAREWTVGIPQPRRIEDAEVAELSREITEELRGEIRRHGQH
- a CDS encoding sulfate adenylyltransferase subunit 1, with the translated sequence MSTTTTEELSATTLLRFATAGSVDDGKSTLVGRLLHDSKSVLADQLEAVERASLSRGQDAPDLALLTDGLRAEREQGITIDVAYRYFATPRRRFILADTPGHVQYTRNMVTGASTAELTVILVDARNGVVEQTRRHAAIAALLRVPHVVLAVNKMDLVDYQESVFAAIAEEFTAYALELGVPEITAIPISALAGDNVVDPSAHMDWYGGPTFLEHLETVPVSHDLSHCHARLPVQYVIRPQSAEHPDYRGYAGQIAAGSFRVGESVTVLPSGRTSTISGIDLLGEPVDVAWTTQSVTVLLQDDIDVSRGDLIVPTKDAPPTTQDIEATVCHVADAPLTVGHRVLLKHGTRTVKAIVKDIPSRLTLSDLSLHPHPGQLVANDIGRVKVRTAEPLPVDSYADSRRTGSFILIDPSDGTTLTAGMVGESFAAPEPVKEEPEDDGWDF
- a CDS encoding nitrite/sulfite reductase; translation: MAATPQKPAAATPRRKVSRHRGEGQWAVGHHTPLNGNEQFKKDDDGLNVRTRIETIYSKRGFDSIDPNDLRGRMRWWGLYTQRKPGIDGGKTAVLEPEELDDSYFMLRVRIDGGALTTRQLRVIGEVSQEYARGTADITDRQNVQYHWIRIEDVPAIWERLEGVGLSTVTACGDTPRVMIGSPVAGIAEDEIIDATPALEEMKRRVLNNPAYSNLPRKFKTAISGSPLLDVVHEINDVAFVGVVHPEHGPGFDIWVGGGLSTNPKLGVRLGAWVPIDEVPDVYEGVISIFRDYGYRRLRTRARLKFLVADWGAEKFRQVLEDEYLGGRKLVDGPAPEQPVQQWRDHIGVHRQKDGRYYVGFAPRVGRVDGATLTKIADLAEAHGSGRVRTTVEQKMIVLDVEQDQVDSLVEGLEALDLTARPSTFRRGTMACTGIEFCKLAIVETKQRGSQLIDELERRLPEFEEPLTINLNGCPNACARIQVADIGLKGQLVLNDRGEQVEGYQVHLGGALGLEAGFGRKVRGLKVTSEELPDYIERVLKRFQAEREEGERFAAWAARASEEALS
- a CDS encoding aliphatic sulfonate ABC transporter substrate-binding protein: MTRSVSARRAPRRTLAVLAALPLLALGACGYGSQAKESTEQAVAGAPKVDGLDSVRIGYFGNLTHATALVGRHERLFQQELGGTRAEYATFNAGPSEIEALNSGSVDIGWIGPSPAVNGYIKAQGKNLRIVSGSASGGVKLVVDPKKVKSLKDVKGRRIATPQLGNTQDVAFLNWASEQGWKVDAESGKGDVSVVRTDNKITPDAYRSGSIDGAWVPEPTASKLVAEGGKVLLDESDLWPGEKFVITNVVVSQRFLKEHPKAVEAVLRASVKTNRWITAHQDRAKAAANAQLEADTGKPLPANVLDPAWKSLAVTDDPLASTLRTQAGHAVRAGLLQRPDLTGIYDLGPLNKVLKAEGAAAVDDAGLGAG
- the cysD gene encoding sulfate adenylyltransferase subunit CysD; its protein translation is MTTTVATPQEGTDSPYALSHLDALESEAVHIFREVAGEFERPVILFSGGKDSIVMLHLALKAFAPAPVPFSLLHVDTGHNFPEVIEYRDRTVEKHQLRLHVASVQDYIDRGVLKERPDGTRNPLQTLPLTEKIQAERFDAVFGGGRRDEEKARAKERVFSLRDEFSQWDPRRQRPELWNLYNGRHAPGEHVRVFPLSNWTELDVWQYIAREGIELPQIYFAHEREVFKRSGMWLTAGEWGGPKDGETVEKRLVRYRTVGDMSCTGAVDSDAVSLEQVITEIAASRLTERGATRADDKLSEAAMEDRKREGYF